Proteins encoded together in one Mesotoga sp. UBA6090 window:
- the mnmE gene encoding tRNA uridine-5-carboxymethylaminomethyl(34) synthesis GTPase MnmE: MFNDRICALSTPRGISATAVIRCSGKGTVESLRDLLPGTSLLQHRRAQLATFVEDDRYIDEVVVTFFKGPASYTGEDLVELSFHGNPLIIENALKALFTVGFRMALPGEFTKRAVLNGKFDLIRAEAINALITSKTEKALEAAINSFRGNLSKEVISFRAKIIELLATVEVELNYPEEIESDYSSLLESLLDLRRKIAEFIASSQNGIVISQGIKTAIVGETNVGKSTLLNALLKRDRAIVSDLPGTTRDTIEEDLNIEGVLFRVVDTAGIRQAENEIEELGIERTQEAIEEAELVILLHDPNNYSDKDLEEALKKKGKRLIVAANKSDIRTVEKGSYDIIISARTGEGLKDLERLMLKLTEDITSIGNEVIISARQKQKLSDAMDFIGRSIDAIENGMTVDVTGTMIEQAARSLDDLLGTNVTEDLLERIFSDFCVGK; this comes from the coding sequence TTGTTCAATGATCGAATTTGCGCATTGTCTACTCCCAGAGGCATTTCTGCAACGGCAGTAATAAGATGCTCTGGAAAAGGAACAGTCGAAAGCCTACGAGATCTACTACCTGGTACAAGTCTTCTCCAGCACAGAAGGGCACAACTGGCAACGTTTGTCGAAGATGATCGTTACATCGATGAAGTTGTCGTCACTTTCTTCAAAGGACCGGCTTCATACACGGGAGAGGATCTTGTGGAACTTTCCTTTCATGGCAATCCCCTGATAATCGAAAACGCTCTTAAGGCGCTATTTACGGTGGGCTTCAGAATGGCTTTGCCAGGGGAGTTTACGAAGCGGGCAGTACTGAACGGAAAATTCGACCTTATACGGGCCGAAGCAATTAACGCTCTGATAACTTCTAAGACCGAAAAGGCTCTTGAAGCTGCTATCAACAGTTTCAGAGGCAACCTATCTAAAGAAGTGATCTCCTTCAGGGCCAAGATAATTGAGCTTCTTGCGACAGTCGAGGTGGAGCTCAACTATCCAGAAGAGATTGAGTCTGATTACTCCTCTCTTCTTGAAAGCCTTCTAGATCTCAGAAGAAAGATCGCCGAATTCATCGCCAGCTCTCAGAACGGCATTGTGATCTCACAGGGGATCAAGACCGCAATCGTAGGCGAGACAAACGTTGGGAAATCCACATTGCTGAATGCATTGCTGAAACGAGACAGGGCAATCGTATCTGATCTACCGGGAACGACGAGAGATACGATCGAGGAAGACCTCAATATCGAGGGTGTGCTCTTCCGCGTAGTCGATACTGCAGGTATAAGACAGGCAGAAAATGAGATCGAAGAACTTGGGATCGAAAGAACCCAAGAAGCCATTGAAGAAGCAGAATTGGTGATATTATTGCACGACCCTAACAACTACAGTGACAAAGACCTCGAGGAGGCTCTCAAGAAGAAGGGAAAGCGATTGATTGTCGCAGCTAACAAGTCAGACATACGCACAGTAGAAAAAGGTTCTTATGATATCATAATAAGTGCAAGAACCGGCGAGGGCCTGAAAGATCTCGAAAGACTTATGCTGAAGCTTACCGAAGACATCACTTCTATTGGAAATGAAGTAATTATTAGTGCCAGACAGAAGCAGAAGCTCTCGGACGCGATGGATTTCATTGGCCGATCGATAGACGCTATTGAGAACGGAATGACGGTTGATGTCACAGGGACCATGATCGAGCAGGCCGCCAGAAGCCTCGACGATCTCCTCGGTACAAACGTAACAGAAGATCTGCTGGAGAGAATTTTCAGCGATTTCTGTGTTGGGAAGTGA
- the mfd gene encoding transcription-repair coupling factor — MERVLHRVNDPISWIENEALSDSRNVVIFPSERMLESFVDIHEKREGDGFFFSHDVFPFEEIGTSPRIRSERLALLRKFLLRELRTVYTSFHGILRKTVPIDVFETLSLKVEVGGPFTLSEDQLQSLGYSRSFSVTIPGEFAIRGGIVDIFPPGTERPIRIDTFDREIESIRRFDPASQKSLDRLIDAYITPAAEGITSSPYRELALKRISAAEHATGSKDEILFDRLDTMDTTAGIFYERQSILLDFLDDYKVIFVKPDDAILEFGRRERETLELLSDKAVRKFLYIRYGGISSEVLMKLREYSIVSDDRVSSLDYDTEISEELEIIKRPKREEEFLPRIPVVDWTELEEGDYVVHKEYGIGRYLGVRTVENILGTREYLLLEYRDNNKIYVPVDRVDRVHKYIGTTEGIQLNSLRGTAWNRQKSKVKREVKALIGELSNLYGSREVTSGISLTGESEMEESFRESFPYVETEDQQKAVEEVLEDLGSNKPMDRLISGDAGYGKTEVALRATFRTVVSGKQVAVMVPTTVLARQHYDNFEGRLSPFGIRVEILDRYRTDTQRGRLLKKLKNGEVDVVVGTHSLLSKEVGFADLGLIVVDEEQLFGVLQKEHFKKLRLQINVLSMSATPIPRTLYMSLSGLRDLSIISTPPAGRTSPEIYVGAINDRLIRTAVLRETNRGGQTIFVHNRVTELPELLSKLRNLIPEVKIEVAHGQMNKTAFERTIRDFYLGELDMLLCTTIIESGVDVPNANTLIVNDSQRYGLAQLYQLRGRVGRSNRRAFSYFLYDPKRLSDPSRERLKALREFSGAGSGMKIAMRDLEIRGFGTLLGAEQHGNINSVGLYLYREMVEKAMRELRGEEVIGVEERAVDTELKNIPFDMVIPEDYVSDSIERLKIYRRIAVCKEENDINELESELIDRFGRLPSQVTSLLDASRVRLGAFKIGISSVEYDSYSESIIMVHGENHIRESLGIKGRRLVVNEREGKSILYGVPERHLMKTLKTLFLGAERVVQ; from the coding sequence TTGGAACGAGTATTACATAGAGTAAACGATCCGATTTCCTGGATAGAGAACGAAGCCCTAAGTGATTCCAGGAACGTAGTCATTTTCCCAAGTGAAAGGATGCTTGAGTCCTTCGTAGATATTCATGAGAAGAGGGAGGGAGATGGATTCTTCTTCTCTCATGATGTCTTTCCCTTTGAAGAGATAGGCACTTCCCCAAGGATAAGATCAGAACGGCTTGCGCTCCTTAGAAAGTTTCTCTTGAGGGAGCTCCGGACCGTCTATACATCCTTTCACGGTATTCTGAGAAAAACTGTGCCAATCGACGTATTCGAGACTCTGTCTTTGAAGGTTGAAGTCGGCGGCCCGTTTACTCTGAGCGAAGACCAGCTTCAAAGCCTTGGCTATTCCAGATCCTTCAGCGTGACGATTCCCGGCGAATTTGCTATCAGGGGCGGTATTGTGGATATCTTTCCACCCGGAACAGAAAGGCCAATCAGAATAGACACTTTTGACAGAGAAATCGAATCGATAAGGAGATTCGATCCCGCTTCACAGAAGAGTCTAGATAGATTGATCGATGCATATATCACCCCTGCGGCTGAAGGTATAACGTCTTCTCCTTATAGGGAGCTCGCTCTCAAAAGAATCTCTGCAGCCGAGCACGCAACCGGTTCGAAGGATGAAATTCTTTTCGACCGTCTGGATACAATGGATACAACCGCGGGGATCTTTTATGAACGGCAGTCGATTCTTCTTGACTTTCTCGATGACTACAAAGTGATCTTCGTCAAGCCTGACGATGCCATACTAGAGTTTGGAAGGCGAGAGCGTGAAACTTTAGAGCTCTTGTCAGATAAGGCAGTAAGAAAATTCCTTTACATAAGATATGGTGGAATATCCTCAGAAGTTCTGATGAAGTTGAGAGAGTATTCGATTGTGTCCGACGATCGGGTTTCTTCCCTAGACTATGATACTGAAATCAGCGAAGAACTGGAGATTATCAAGAGACCCAAAAGAGAGGAAGAGTTCTTGCCAAGAATACCCGTGGTCGACTGGACGGAACTTGAAGAGGGAGACTACGTGGTCCACAAAGAATACGGTATAGGACGGTATCTTGGAGTCAGGACGGTCGAGAACATCCTCGGGACAAGAGAGTATCTTCTGCTGGAATACAGAGATAATAACAAGATCTACGTCCCCGTGGACAGAGTAGACCGTGTTCACAAATACATAGGAACCACCGAAGGAATTCAGTTGAACTCCCTGCGCGGTACAGCGTGGAACAGACAGAAATCGAAGGTGAAAAGGGAAGTCAAGGCTTTGATTGGCGAACTCTCGAATCTCTATGGCTCAAGAGAAGTGACATCGGGAATTTCTCTGACTGGAGAAAGCGAGATGGAGGAGAGCTTTCGAGAAAGTTTTCCCTATGTTGAGACAGAAGACCAGCAGAAAGCTGTCGAAGAAGTTCTTGAGGACCTTGGAAGTAACAAGCCTATGGACAGACTTATAAGCGGAGATGCCGGGTATGGAAAAACAGAAGTTGCATTGCGGGCTACCTTCAGAACGGTTGTCTCCGGGAAACAGGTTGCCGTGATGGTTCCCACAACAGTACTTGCGCGTCAGCACTACGACAACTTCGAGGGCCGGCTCAGTCCTTTTGGAATAAGAGTCGAGATACTTGACAGGTACCGAACCGATACACAGAGAGGCAGGCTTCTAAAGAAGCTTAAGAACGGCGAAGTCGACGTAGTCGTTGGAACCCACTCTTTGCTATCCAAAGAGGTGGGGTTCGCAGACCTGGGTCTTATTGTCGTGGACGAAGAACAGCTATTCGGGGTTCTACAGAAGGAGCACTTTAAAAAGCTGAGATTGCAGATCAATGTTCTGTCAATGAGTGCAACGCCAATACCCAGAACACTGTATATGTCTCTTTCGGGCTTGAGAGATCTCTCGATAATATCTACACCGCCTGCCGGAAGAACTTCCCCGGAGATTTACGTAGGAGCAATCAACGACAGATTGATCAGAACGGCAGTGCTTAGGGAGACCAATAGAGGCGGACAGACGATTTTCGTTCACAATAGAGTCACCGAATTACCCGAACTACTGTCGAAATTGAGAAACCTAATTCCCGAGGTCAAGATTGAGGTCGCCCACGGCCAGATGAACAAAACCGCTTTTGAGCGCACCATTAGGGACTTCTATCTTGGCGAACTGGACATGCTTCTATGTACTACGATAATTGAAAGCGGGGTCGACGTACCGAACGCGAATACTCTGATCGTCAATGATTCGCAAAGGTATGGACTTGCACAGCTTTATCAGTTGAGGGGAAGGGTAGGTAGAAGCAATCGAAGGGCTTTCTCTTACTTCCTTTATGATCCCAAGAGGTTGTCTGATCCTTCTAGAGAAAGACTCAAGGCTTTAAGGGAGTTTTCTGGTGCCGGTAGTGGAATGAAGATCGCAATGCGAGACCTTGAAATTAGGGGATTTGGTACGCTTCTCGGTGCGGAACAGCATGGAAACATTAACTCCGTTGGACTATATCTGTATAGAGAAATGGTTGAAAAGGCGATGAGAGAACTTCGTGGAGAAGAGGTAATTGGAGTTGAGGAACGCGCGGTCGACACAGAACTGAAGAACATCCCGTTTGACATGGTTATTCCCGAAGATTATGTTTCCGACTCGATTGAAAGATTGAAGATCTATCGAAGAATTGCAGTATGTAAAGAGGAGAACGATATAAATGAACTTGAAAGCGAGCTCATCGACAGATTCGGTCGCCTTCCCTCTCAAGTCACTTCTCTTCTCGATGCCTCACGCGTAAGGCTCGGAGCATTTAAGATCGGAATAAGTTCGGTTGAATATGATTCTTATTCAGAGAGCATTATTATGGTTCACGGTGAAAATCATATACGTGAGTCGCTTGGGATAAAGGGACGAAGGCTTGTAGTAAACGAGCGTGAAGGAAAGTCGATTCTGTACGGAGTGCCGGAGAGACATCTAATGAAGACACTCAAGACTCTTTTCCTTGGAGCTGAGAGAGTTGTTCAATGA
- a CDS encoding nicotinamide-nucleotide amidohydrolase family protein produces MKAAILLTGDEITKGIVIDSNGGYLAERLTALGFEVQSIVVVPDSREFIKREIRSALDRADLLLITGGLGSTFDDITLQTVADYLGRELLYDSNYHSALVESYTRRFSREAPKGLKRQAFVIQDSVQLPNSSGSARGAFIKTDNNEIVILPGPPMEMEAVFKEALKHISLPSASYSRTIGFVDLTEPEVEDFTEQMLSKFTGVKFVTRVRYYSGPTVILTANDGSVLEELCRLFADRWKKYIYTTTGEELVQVVVRELRNRNLTVSVAESCSGGRLSAILTSVPGVSDLFPGGIVSYSDEVKMSLLNVNESTLKQYGAVSEEVAFEMAAGTIILFGTDVGLSITGIAGPSGGSDSKPVGLVCSGVRIGSSIKTYTDRFRGDRETIQLRGANAVIKKLWRLFWNEYYIE; encoded by the coding sequence TTGAAGGCTGCGATCCTTCTCACCGGGGACGAAATCACCAAAGGGATTGTCATAGACAGCAACGGAGGCTATCTTGCAGAGAGGCTCACTGCTCTTGGATTTGAAGTTCAATCAATAGTCGTTGTACCAGATAGTAGAGAGTTCATCAAGCGCGAGATCAGAAGCGCTCTCGACAGAGCAGATCTTTTGCTGATCACCGGAGGGCTGGGAAGCACCTTCGACGACATAACCCTCCAGACGGTAGCTGACTATCTTGGAAGAGAGCTCCTTTATGACAGCAATTACCACTCGGCACTTGTAGAGAGTTACACAAGAAGATTCTCCAGGGAGGCTCCCAAAGGATTGAAACGTCAGGCATTCGTGATACAGGATTCCGTTCAGCTGCCAAATTCCTCTGGAAGCGCAAGAGGTGCCTTCATAAAGACAGATAATAATGAAATAGTGATACTTCCCGGTCCTCCAATGGAGATGGAGGCAGTCTTTAAAGAGGCACTAAAGCATATTTCACTCCCCTCTGCTTCATACAGTAGGACTATAGGATTCGTTGACTTGACCGAGCCCGAAGTGGAAGACTTCACCGAGCAGATGCTTTCGAAATTCACGGGTGTGAAGTTCGTTACGAGAGTGCGATATTACTCAGGGCCTACAGTAATTCTCACGGCTAATGACGGATCAGTATTAGAAGAACTATGTCGTCTTTTCGCCGATCGCTGGAAGAAGTATATATATACGACTACAGGCGAGGAACTCGTCCAAGTAGTAGTTAGGGAGTTGAGAAACAGAAATCTGACAGTTTCAGTCGCAGAGTCCTGTTCGGGGGGAAGGCTTTCTGCTATTCTCACTTCAGTTCCAGGAGTGTCGGATTTGTTTCCCGGTGGTATAGTCTCCTATTCAGACGAAGTCAAAATGTCATTGCTGAATGTGAACGAAAGTACTCTCAAACAATATGGAGCCGTTTCCGAAGAAGTGGCTTTTGAGATGGCTGCCGGAACTATAATTCTCTTCGGAACAGACGTGGGCCTTTCAATAACGGGAATAGCCGGCCCTTCAGGCGGTAGCGACTCCAAGCCGGTGGGGCTTGTCTGCTCGGGTGTTAGGATAGGCAGTTCAATCAAGACCTACACCGACAGGTTCAGGGGAGATAGAGAGACTATTCAGCTTAGAGGCGCTAACGCTGTTATAAAGAAGCTGTGGAGGTTGTTTTGGAACGAGTATTACATAGAGTAA
- a CDS encoding thiamine ABC transporter substrate-binding protein, protein MRRAFLVLSMILFIPFSTVLPLKVYSYDSFQPLAQETFSQFTEKTGIAVEFRAVGDSGSLLSLIISERENFDGDVVIGIDNLLSRRALEEDIFLSYRPQGFEKIIDMDLLLDSQWRLTPYDFGGIALICDTSRITGPIETLWDLTGPEYRRSVIIQDPRTSSTGLSFLAWTYLLFGERFEEFWRAFKPSILTVSLGWDDSFQKFESGEAPIMVSYATDGAYSMHYYGESIYTTVIPEGRGYVQIEGAGIIRWTKNLHDAEMFMDFLLSEDFQRHIPLNQWMFPVIDVEMPPAFDYAVKPEKILKLSAEVDLSELISKWEEVIYER, encoded by the coding sequence ATGAGAAGAGCATTTCTGGTCTTATCAATGATCCTCTTCATTCCATTTTCGACAGTGTTGCCGCTTAAGGTTTATTCATATGATTCCTTTCAGCCGCTTGCCCAAGAGACCTTTTCGCAGTTCACAGAAAAGACGGGAATTGCCGTCGAGTTTCGCGCTGTTGGAGATTCGGGCTCTCTGCTGAGCTTGATTATCTCCGAGCGAGAGAATTTCGATGGAGATGTCGTGATTGGAATCGATAACCTTCTTTCGAGACGAGCCTTGGAAGAAGACATCTTTCTTTCTTACAGACCACAAGGCTTTGAGAAGATCATCGATATGGATCTTCTGCTCGATAGTCAGTGGAGACTCACCCCGTATGATTTCGGAGGGATCGCGCTAATATGTGATACCAGCCGGATAACAGGACCCATTGAAACGCTTTGGGATCTAACAGGGCCGGAATATCGAAGGAGCGTGATTATTCAGGACCCGAGGACCTCGAGTACCGGTCTATCTTTCCTAGCCTGGACCTACCTGCTTTTTGGCGAGCGATTCGAAGAATTCTGGCGGGCTTTCAAGCCCTCTATACTCACAGTTTCTCTGGGGTGGGACGATTCTTTCCAGAAATTCGAGTCCGGCGAGGCTCCAATAATGGTTTCTTATGCCACAGATGGAGCATATTCAATGCATTATTACGGTGAATCGATCTACACAACAGTAATCCCGGAGGGCAGGGGTTACGTCCAGATTGAGGGAGCGGGAATCATTAGATGGACGAAGAATCTGCACGATGCAGAAATGTTCATGGATTTTCTTCTGAGTGAGGACTTTCAACGGCATATTCCCCTTAACCAGTGGATGTTCCCCGTAATTGACGTCGAGATGCCCCCGGCCTTCGATTATGCCGTCAAACCGGAAAAGATTTTGAAACTATCTGCAGAGGTGGATCTCTCAGAGCTCATCTCCAAGTGGGAAGAGGTAATATACGAAAGGTAA
- a CDS encoding ABC transporter permease: protein MLPLFFAFGNLQLGTIFAVISSPSFRSIAGFTVKQALLSTFLAMIVGFPAAVHYARSNGRLSRLLGITTYIPFFFPSISMAIGFLAVYGRNGVFNNLMSFAGLERIQILYSLGAVLLGHVFYNAPIVILVLGNALRRLPSDVLESSKIDGSGRIRRLLRVELPLVTPAIINSALLIFTYCFTSFAVVLILGGAQFATLEVSIYMNFRLLAAPQNAVVLAVVQFVFIMLFGILISLSEKSSSFEHGEQYLEKNRFTGIYSWLFVLFEWIPILGALFSSFYDWTREEFIFGRITKLFAEKLVLLGTGLANTLVNSITLSFLAAVVTVSIAFFLSWQARDTSRGSRYLRIVSLIALSVTPSILAVSYLTVFGSFPVPLLLVLLYIVISLPVALNYISGQVIGAELAFLEAAQLDGASKLARVWYMIIPFFRSTIVYAATVVFAISMGEFGGSLILGSKDFPTFAVAIYRLNGSRYLLEARFLSSALGIIIISVVAISRWFAQKPERSIRSTP, encoded by the coding sequence TTGCTGCCATTATTCTTTGCTTTCGGAAATCTACAGTTAGGTACGATTTTTGCAGTGATTTCATCGCCTTCGTTTAGGTCGATTGCCGGGTTCACGGTCAAGCAGGCGCTTCTCAGTACATTTCTTGCAATGATTGTCGGTTTCCCGGCGGCAGTACACTATGCCAGAAGCAACGGTCGTCTTTCCCGTCTATTGGGCATAACAACCTACATACCGTTCTTCTTTCCCAGCATATCGATGGCAATAGGCTTCCTGGCAGTTTACGGCAGAAATGGAGTCTTCAACAACCTGATGTCTTTTGCCGGTCTGGAGAGGATACAGATTCTTTATTCTCTGGGGGCAGTTTTACTTGGACACGTCTTCTATAACGCACCTATAGTTATACTAGTTCTTGGGAATGCGCTCAGAAGATTGCCCTCAGATGTGCTGGAGAGTTCTAAGATAGATGGATCGGGGAGGATACGAAGACTTCTGCGAGTGGAACTACCTCTTGTTACTCCGGCAATTATCAATTCCGCGCTTCTTATCTTCACTTACTGTTTCACCTCTTTTGCCGTTGTTCTTATATTGGGTGGGGCGCAATTCGCTACCCTGGAAGTTTCAATTTATATGAATTTCAGACTATTGGCGGCACCGCAGAATGCCGTCGTTCTTGCCGTAGTTCAGTTCGTATTTATTATGCTTTTCGGAATACTCATCTCGCTGAGCGAGAAGAGCTCATCCTTTGAGCATGGTGAACAGTATCTGGAAAAGAACAGATTCACGGGCATCTACTCATGGCTATTTGTTCTCTTCGAATGGATACCGATTCTTGGCGCTCTCTTCAGTTCATTCTACGATTGGACCAGAGAGGAATTCATCTTCGGGAGAATAACGAAGCTGTTTGCAGAAAAGCTTGTGCTTCTCGGAACGGGACTGGCAAACACATTGGTCAATTCAATAACGCTTTCATTTCTTGCGGCCGTTGTGACGGTATCGATCGCCTTTTTTCTTTCGTGGCAAGCAAGGGACACCTCTCGTGGCTCGAGATATCTGAGAATAGTGTCTTTGATCGCTCTGTCCGTAACGCCTTCGATTCTAGCTGTTTCCTATCTCACAGTATTTGGAAGTTTCCCTGTTCCACTGCTGTTGGTGCTACTTTACATAGTTATTTCGTTGCCCGTTGCTTTGAACTACATAAGTGGTCAGGTGATCGGTGCAGAGCTCGCCTTCCTGGAGGCGGCACAACTCGACGGAGCTTCGAAACTTGCACGCGTATGGTATATGATAATCCCTTTCTTCAGAAGCACGATTGTTTACGCTGCAACGGTAGTTTTCGCCATTTCTATGGGCGAATTTGGTGGATCGCTGATACTCGGGAGCAAAGACTTCCCTACCTTTGCCGTTGCCATCTACAGACTAAACGGAAGCCGCTATCTACTGGAGGCAAGGTTCTTAAGCTCGGCCCTTGGAATTATTATTATCTCCGTTGTCGCTATCTCCCGGTGGTTTGCGCAAAAACCTGAGAGAAGTATTCGCAGCACTCCCTAA
- the nth gene encoding endonuclease III, producing the protein MSKPDCSPAAVSEWIVENFPRGRDYEEPFEVLVSTILSQRTRDENTEEASRRLFSVYPDPQSLMKAEPEDLYELIKASGMYRQKAARIIHCAKIIIDSFGGAVPDTLEELVTIPGVGRKTANIVLNVSFGRDALAVDTHVHRIANRLGWVKTKKPDDTEFALMKLLPPKIWGPVNGSMVEFGREICRPIGPKCETCGIRECCEYFSQVFAQTTGR; encoded by the coding sequence ATGTCTAAGCCTGACTGCTCACCTGCGGCTGTGTCGGAATGGATAGTAGAGAACTTTCCTAGAGGTCGCGATTATGAAGAACCTTTCGAGGTTTTGGTGAGCACAATACTGAGTCAGCGAACAAGAGATGAGAATACCGAGGAGGCCTCTCGCAGGCTCTTCTCGGTTTATCCCGATCCGCAGTCTCTAATGAAGGCAGAACCAGAAGATCTTTACGAGTTGATCAAAGCTTCGGGAATGTATAGACAGAAAGCGGCAAGAATAATACACTGTGCGAAGATAATCATCGATAGCTTCGGCGGCGCAGTACCTGACACTCTTGAAGAATTGGTCACAATCCCCGGAGTTGGCAGAAAGACTGCGAACATCGTCCTAAACGTTTCATTCGGAAGGGATGCCCTTGCAGTTGACACCCATGTTCACAGAATCGCAAACAGGCTGGGATGGGTAAAGACGAAGAAGCCTGACGACACCGAATTTGCTCTGATGAAGCTCTTGCCACCCAAGATTTGGGGACCGGTTAACGGGTCAATGGTCGAGTTCGGCAGGGAGATCTGCAGACCTATAGGCCCAAAGTGCGAAACTTGCGGAATTAGGGAGTGCTGCGAATACTTCTCTCAGGTTTTTGCGCAAACCACCGGGAGATAG
- a CDS encoding aminopeptidase, protein MKKEEVKKLGEKLTLKKKNAWFTLDRDAVFAYSKDYMNFIGKSVTERLTVRHLVDLLRENGFKPLSSFEESGVKKGDRIYITKDSKALIATVIGEDLTDGIDMVAAHLDAPRLDLKPSPLVEDSGLAMLKTHYYGGVKKYQWLNIPLAFVGTVVKSNGESVDVSIGMSSGDPVFVISDLLPHLDNREGDFRKVFQGKDLNAMSGSIPITDVKDFENPVKLMFLNLLYEKYGLVEEDFFSADIQLVPAIEPREVGLDRSMIGAYAHDDRVCSYAAITALKDMSSIKNPKRTAMVLLFDREEIGSEGVTGAKGRFWVAFIEKLLNLSGEKGLYEIDFLLEKSRMISGDVAAGFDPTFKDAHDQTNAARFGYGIAILKYTGSRGKSGTSEASAEFMGYVRNLLNEKGVHWQSTILGEVDRGGGGTVAKFFAERGVTVVDAGTAVLGMHSPFEILSKADLYETYRAYKAFLEGGDV, encoded by the coding sequence TTGAAAAAGGAAGAAGTCAAGAAGCTCGGTGAAAAGCTTACTTTGAAGAAAAAGAACGCCTGGTTCACACTCGACAGAGACGCTGTCTTTGCCTATTCAAAAGATTATATGAACTTCATTGGCAAATCTGTTACCGAACGTCTGACTGTCAGACATCTTGTAGACCTTCTCCGGGAAAATGGTTTCAAACCACTCTCTTCATTCGAGGAAAGCGGTGTTAAAAAGGGCGACCGCATATACATTACTAAAGACAGCAAGGCCCTCATCGCAACAGTCATCGGCGAAGACCTCACAGACGGTATCGACATGGTTGCAGCTCACCTCGATGCTCCTAGATTGGATCTCAAGCCAAGTCCTCTTGTAGAAGATTCGGGTCTCGCAATGCTCAAGACACACTACTACGGTGGAGTCAAGAAGTATCAGTGGCTCAACATCCCTTTGGCCTTCGTAGGTACCGTAGTCAAGAGCAATGGAGAATCGGTAGATGTCTCTATTGGAATGAGTAGCGGAGATCCTGTATTCGTAATTTCCGATCTTCTGCCTCACTTGGACAACAGGGAAGGTGATTTCAGAAAGGTCTTTCAAGGAAAAGATCTCAATGCTATGTCCGGATCTATTCCGATAACTGACGTCAAGGACTTTGAGAATCCAGTTAAGCTGATGTTCCTTAATCTGCTATATGAAAAGTACGGACTTGTCGAAGAAGACTTCTTCTCTGCGGACATCCAGCTTGTGCCGGCTATCGAACCAAGGGAAGTCGGGCTTGATCGATCTATGATCGGCGCTTACGCGCATGATGATAGGGTCTGTTCATACGCTGCTATTACAGCGCTTAAAGATATGTCTTCAATAAAGAACCCAAAGAGAACTGCAATGGTTCTTCTCTTCGACAGGGAAGAAATTGGAAGTGAAGGCGTTACTGGAGCAAAGGGGCGGTTTTGGGTCGCTTTTATCGAGAAGCTTCTCAACCTTTCTGGAGAGAAGGGGCTTTACGAGATCGACTTTCTTCTCGAGAAATCCAGAATGATATCCGGAGATGTTGCCGCCGGATTTGACCCAACCTTCAAGGATGCTCACGATCAGACAAACGCTGCAAGATTCGGATACGGAATCGCAATATTGAAATACACGGGCTCCAGAGGAAAATCAGGAACCAGCGAAGCCAGCGCGGAGTTCATGGGCTACGTGCGTAACCTTCTAAACGAGAAGGGAGTTCACTGGCAGAGTACTATCTTAGGAGAAGTCGATAGAGGGGGCGGAGGAACAGTTGCGAAATTCTTCGCCGAAAGAGGTGTCACAGTTGTGGATGCGGGAACGGCCGTCCTTGGTATGCATTCCCCGTTCGAGATTCTCTCCAAAGCAGACCTTTATGAAACCTACAGAGCATACAAGGCCTTCCTGGAGGGAGGCGATGTCTAA
- a CDS encoding RNA polymerase sigma factor: MDEKKLIDGLKKKKVWAYEVLYDDYAPRLGSVIKSYLGYDDVEDVIQEVFIKVFKNVRKFRGDAKLSTWLYRIAVNVCKDTLAKRKRNNEFLTDFRENEDKVAFEPPATTNVFREVMDEISFEELMSVVGKLSEDDRLLIKLRDIDDLSYEEIADILDKPVGTVKSRLHYARKRLKELLEEVGYIG; the protein is encoded by the coding sequence TTGGACGAAAAGAAGTTGATAGATGGACTGAAGAAGAAGAAAGTCTGGGCCTACGAAGTCTTGTATGATGACTACGCCCCGAGGTTGGGTAGTGTTATCAAATCGTACCTTGGTTATGATGACGTAGAAGATGTGATTCAAGAGGTCTTTATAAAGGTCTTTAAGAACGTCAGGAAGTTCCGGGGCGATGCGAAGTTATCGACGTGGCTGTACAGAATCGCAGTTAATGTCTGCAAAGATACACTTGCAAAAAGAAAGCGCAACAATGAGTTTCTGACAGATTTCAGAGAGAACGAGGATAAAGTAGCATTTGAGCCACCAGCAACCACGAACGTGTTTAGGGAAGTTATGGACGAGATTTCTTTTGAAGAATTGATGTCTGTTGTTGGAAAGCTTTCTGAGGATGATCGTTTGCTTATTAAGTTGAGAGACATAGATGATCTGTCGTACGAGGAGATTGCCGACATACTCGACAAACCGGTTGGAACGGTGAAGAGCAGGTTACACTATGCTCGGAAGAGACTTAAGGAGCTTCTCGAGGAGGTAGGTTACATTGGATGA